The Cyclopterus lumpus isolate fCycLum1 chromosome 1, fCycLum1.pri, whole genome shotgun sequence sequence tttcttcttcttttttgggcCGTTGTNNNNNNNNNNNNNNNNNNNNNNNNNNNNNNNNNNNNNNNNNNNNNNNNNNNNNNNNNNNNNNNNNNNNNNNNNNNNNNNNNNNNNNNNNNNNNNNNNNNNNNNNNNNNNNNNNNNNNNNNNNNNNNNNNNNNNNNNNNNNNNNNNNNNNNNNNNNNNNNNNNNNNNNNNNNNNNNNNNNNNNNNNNNNNNNNNNNNNNNNGTTTGCTACGAAGTGTCCCAaagccaatttaaaaaaagactaaatctGTGTTGACCAATTAAACTTTTGTTGCATGTTCATTAAGTAAATGAAGGTAAAAGTAAGTGCAGGACGATTTTTACTGAACGAAACGCACACAATGACATCATTTTACAGCGGAGTCAGCCTTGCTGCACATCCCTGCTACCGAACATCCCCAGGCGGGTTTTGGCGCGCCTCCTCTCCCGGTACAAAACCCTCTCGCTCACGGCGTCGCCGTCGGCCATTTTGTGCTGAGCGAGGGTCAGAATGGCCACCGCACCGACCACCAGGGCCAGGTGGAGCAGGTAGAGGGCGACGCGGAGGCACGTCAGCAGCAGAGAGGCGCAGACGGAGGCGACGCACCAAGGCCCGgccaggagcagcagcagcagcgagtgATGCAGGGAGCTGAGGACCAGAGCCGGGACGGCCAGGACGAGTCGGAGCAGCGTGGACACCAGCCAGGAGTACAGCGACAGAGGGGACAAGAGGAGCGACGCAGCCGCCCGGCTCGTGGACGCGGCCTAGGAGAAGGGAAAAGGGAACGTTTATTGAGCAACATCCATGTTTATTTTGGAGCCGTGCCTCTTTTATCTCAgttttggtctcctccaactATGTATTTGGCTCTTTAGCTTCCAAATGTgccaccatgttcaccatctagtcgcttaacatttttatttttggcagCACTTTATTTGACAGTTGGTAGTAAGGAAGGAAATATGGGATTTGAGGGGTACGACATGCAACAAAAGCTGCTGAAATACGATCACATTCTCaagaatattaaatatgtttttgtttttttaggccTGGGGTGGTGCATTGTTAGAAAAAGTAGCAATTGAACAACTTAAAAAAATCTCTTTCCCCTTCAAGTTTCCAACACCCATTTTGGGAACCTCTACATGTAAAGCACATGTGGGCCATAATTACTTAAATCAACCGACCTCAGAAGGATTTCCATGCAAGACGTCATCGGACATCTGAGCCTTTCGAAGCCCTGAAAAATAAGCAATGGACAGATATGTAGTCAGAGGAACCAAAAGAAATGGATGTGTCATGGAGCTGCCTCACAAACAACAACCTGCGAGCTAAATTATTGGACCGTATCAGTGCAACAGCTCtgctaaaaaacacacaaactcacataGGAAAAGGAGGATGAGAACGATTGTCAGCAGGAGCCTCATGTCTCTCAAGCCTgagaagaacaaacaaaccGGTGAACACAAATGTGCTGTAATCTGTTGGAGCGCTCAAGAAGAAATTCTACTCACTGCTTCCAAACTGGACGCTCTGGGTCTCAGCTGAAGCCTCACACTGCTCCACTCTCTACAAGGTTCCTCAGCTTTAAGTCATTAATCCCCCTCAGACACGCCCTTTTTCATTCTGCTTTGCAAACAGGCATTGGACTGAACTTCACAGCACGAGAATAGAGATTGCACTGCCCCCTGTTTGAATGGAGGGACAATGACAAGAACAATTTCATGTCACTTTATTGAGATTCGcagagctttttttaaaaatgttttattacgAGGAGGAAACCGTTATTCATCTACCTGACACGGAACCGAATTGTAAAGGCAAATGGCCTAAACGGGCCGAAAAAGAAGGGGAAGGGTCTCTCTTTTTAGAAAGGTGTCAGCTGGCTTTTATTCCAGCTGTTGTCcacagcgcgcacacacacacacacacacccacacacacacctccaaccTCAGCCCAGCAGGAGTCATCAGCCACTGGAACAATATGGAGGAGGGGCTCCTCATTTTTATCTCTCCAACTTCAACCTTCACCTCCATCttaaatgccccccccccaaatcatCCTCTCTCAGCCTCCATTAAGGTTAAACCCGCCTTATCACCACCTCCACCCATCGTTACCCTTCCTCTCCCCTGCTGAGGCGCCAAGGAGAACCTGCcaccagaggggggggggggggggacgttatTCAGGCAGCCATAACAATCATGCTCCTGCAGCCATTTCTGCCATTACCATGATCATCCACCATTTTCAGCCTTGGGCCTAAATCATCATCTTCCACTGTGGTTATGAATGACCCGAAGTCTTAACTTTTTTTCAAGGATAAAAGAAACCGAGAGATGCCGTCACTCAGCATCACCGTTGTTACCAAAGAGTGACGACGAACAGAAGGACGATGACAGCAGAGTAAAACACACCACTGCTCCATCAAACCGCTGAGTGAATGGAGAGTACAAAATAAACCTCATGGAAGTAGATATATTAATCTAGATTGTCCGtctccaaaaacaaaacaagcttaTTATGTTTAGccaaaatcatttattttgcaacTTTTATGTGCATAGAAATGTGACAGACGGTTAAAAACTAGACAAGCACCAATGAGAAGTAAAAGCAGACGCTACGTGGAACACAACAGTGAAAAAGCAAACGCCATGATGGAAGACTTGAAAACATGTACATTAATGACATTAAATTACATCTAGAGGGAGAACAACACAGGACATAAATATGGTAATAAGCAGCCAGAAGGTATACTGTAAATAGCGTTCTTCAGCTTAATAATTACAACGTAAAAGAGCAATgctggacaaaaaaacaagatacgCTGTACAGGATCCTGCATGTAATGCTCGCATGTTTAATGTAACACAGACTCTGGGGATCGCAGGCTGGCCTAAAGACAAGTGGAAATATTCACTATGAATAAGGAAGGGCTAATAATCAATGTGCGGGACGCCATCCCGTGTCTGAATCTGTGCGCCCATCAGTCAGCAGACATCATTTCTTCTCGCACACAAAAGGGCCAGTGTCCATCGGCTTGGAAAAGAAAGTGACGTTGTCAGGAAAGTGTAACGGTTTAGATGCTGGACGAGGCGAGGATGTCCTCCACCAGGTGCTTGTAGACCCAGGCGTCTCCCTTCAGCCTCTGGCGCCGGATCCCGACGACCTCCGGCCTCTGCAGCATGCACACCTCTAGCTCAAACGCCATGGTGACCTTCCCGAAGTCGCCCCAAGTCTGACACTTTAGGGTGTACCTGAAAGAAAGGTGGCGCGGGAGCATTTAGGTTGGGAATCGAACGCCGTGCCGTCCAGATCACACAAAAAGGGGCGCGATGCGCCGTCTTCTTACCCCTTCTGTGTGAAGTCAACGTTTTTCTCCGGCAGGATGGACAGGATCTGGTTGAGGATCTGGTCTGGATTGGTCTGACTGGTCAGAGTAACGTTGTACTGCGCCTAGCGGGGCAAAGACGAGACAAAGAAGAGTGACGCGTGCAACACTCGAGGCGCAGAGCGGGCGGCGAGTTTGCGCTCCGTACCTTGATCTTGCGCGGGCCGTCTCGCAGGGCTCGCCTCTTGCTGGGGGTGAGCATGGTGATCATCTTGTCCAGGCCTCTCTCCAGAGAACCGAACACCTTCCCGGCCATCTTCTTCGTCCCGCTGTCGTCTGTGACCGCCATGTCCAACGACCTAGACCTGGTTGGGGACAAACCGGGTCAGAAAATGACGCAATCGCAAGTGGTGAGCGAGAAAAACTTCGGAAACTTTTGGTAACTTGGAACACACGATCGCGTGACTGTCACCAACAGAACACTGATGAACGCACTATTTACATATCACAGTTCAtggagctccattcatacattgtcacattcatgtaatgtgtttatgtatctgttgctctcctgaaggtttcttcactttttttccccgtgaaaggttatttttggggagtttttcctgagccgttgtgaggtcaaaggtcaggcatgtcgtatgtgtacagattgtaaagccctctgaggggagtttgtaattttgggctatacaaaataaactgaattgaattgaatacgcACCACCTGCGGAGGCAAACAAAGCTGCACTTATGAGCTTCATCCTCCCGCTTGCCCCATCATCGTCCATATTcatccccacacacacctcagagtctccactCACCTTCGCTCAGGACTGAAAGCCAGTATTTCAACGTTCGCAAGCTCCTTGAACTCGGCTGCTCTCTTCTTATTGTGCTCTTTGGAGGCACTGCCTCCACCTGCAACACGCACAGGAAGAGACACCgtggtttaaaacaaaaaggtgattCTAGACACGTTAACCTCTTTGCAGACCGACTCATAACATACTCTCGCTATGCAGCTAAACATCACTCACAACAAGACATTTGATGAAGTCACCTCGGGCTCTGGGAAGTAGAGTTGGATAATGAATAATGTCTTAAATGattcatttagaaaataatttgCAGATTTATGGTCATTAAAAAAcgattgttagttgcagccctacaaatgtgtcatttttgaGCATGTGTGAAGAATGGTGCACaagacaattacattttaatagaaTGGTGCAAccattgggggaaaaaaagtttggATGTTAATATTTACCTTGTCCCTCAGCATCTTATAGCTTCAACAAACGCTGGACAATTTGAAACTAGATTAATTCATGTTCGACCTCAAACTGTCTTTAAGGGGAAATAAAATTGATCGGTACAGCCCTTATGTGTGGAACTGGCTGGCCTTGTTGAACACAAAAgcgttgacacacacacacacacacacacacacacacacagctaggcTTTAGTGGCAAGAGAACACATGTCACTACAGCCCACGTGGGACGGTGAGCAGAGGAAAGAGACAGCTACACCTGTCACAGCACACGCCTAgggacacagtgtgtgtgtgtgtgtacaggtttGTGGCAGCATGTCTGCACTGCAGCCAGATTCTAAAGGTTTTCACACCCAACAGGTCAGCTGCAGGCGGCGCGTTTATAGGAGGGAACTAATGAGGCTGGACGTCTGAGCACAGAATACACTTTGACAAACAATTAGGACTTTAATGATCCTGCGTTCATATTAGCGTCCGTTATTTACCAATAAGCGGAAAAAGAATTAGCTCCCCGGTGATAACTTCACCTTCGAGTTGACAGAGATAAGTGTGCATGTGTCCGTTTTCAGTGGTTTCAGTAATGACGGCTGAATATGAGAGGCTTTGGCGGAAAAACAGGCCCCCGTAAATGAGTTTATTACCAGAAGACAATTTACTTGCAAATGTGTGGCATGTGGACGTGGCACTTGTGATTACGAGGGCCACGGCGTGTAAAGGCTGAGCGAGGGGACGAATACATTTGAAGAGGGAGGGACAGTTGGCTAATGGAAATAATCGAATGGAGATTGTGCTTCAAGCGCTTGTTtggaacacaaaaaaacaattacagtaGACAAATAAACCGCATGATGAACTGAAGCTCCGTGTTGTCTGTACTGCATTACTGCTGTGGGTTGAGTGGTCTCCCCTTTACCTTTGGTGCCATTGGCGTGAGCATTTTGGTTGGGCGTGGTCAACACGTTCTTGTTGGGCCGCCCGGTCTTCTTACTGGACACCGGAGTGCGAGGAGGAGGCAACGCGAATATCTCGCCATCTTTCTCCCGCGTGGTGGCGAcattctccttgttctccttgttctccttgttctccttgttctcgcCGGCTTGCTCTCGGTATCTgtccctcctctcctggtgGTGCTGTGCTGCGGTGCGGCCCCTCTCTGGGGTCGGGCTGTAGGCGCACCTTTTCTCCACTGACGGAGATGCTGGTCTCTTTTGGGaacacggaggagagagagagagagagagagagaaacgtggTGAgaagatttgttttctttttcttggtcGGCAAAGAGTCTCGGCACTTTCACATACCGCGTCTTTCTGGTTCACCGCTCCATCCGGCTGACCTCGGACTCCCTTGGGTGTGTAGCGTGTGACTTGAACCCACGGGCAATCATCGATGAACTCCGAGCCGAAGTCCAGAGAACCCACAATCACGGCGTCCTCGTCCTCGCTGAAGTGAAGGGCTTCCCTCGTCTGAACGcgagagagaaaataagaaacGGTCAAAAAAGATCCCACAAAAAACACTTGGTGCTGGGAAACAGTACTTTCTGTGTACAGTAACCCAGAAAAAGAACAAAGCATTCTGGGAGTCGTGGCAACAGGTCTGACCTGCAGTCCCCGGTGCAGTGGAGAGCAGGAGTCAGCGCACGCGGCCGGCTTGGGGCGCAGGCGAACAGGTTTGCCCCTCTGTTTCttcgacagcagcagcaggtaggtggCTGTGGTTTGGTCGTACCGCCACTGAGGGGGGAGGccatttgtgtttaaaaaaaaaaaaaaaaaaacacatctgcgCGGACGTGATTGACACGTGCGGCACAGTTTGCGTCACAAAGAAAATCAACAGATGACGACGTGACCGGCACAATAAACACGcaaatgtgaacacacacacctcctcgaCCAATGCCGTGGCGCTCGCCCTCGATCGCTTCATGTTGACGGCCATCTCCGTGATGCAGTCCTCATCGATGTGGCCGAGCTACACAGGAGACCAGGTACGGTCACACAAAATCCAAGACagattttacacacacacacacacacacacacacacacacacacacacacacacacacacacacacacacacacacacacacacacacacacacacacacacacacacacacacacacacacacacacacacacacacacacacacacacacacacacacacacacacacacacacacacacacacacacacacacacacacacacacacacacacacacacacacacacacacacacacacacacacacacacacacacacacacacacacacacacttcttattTGTAAGCACTAAAACAGCAATACtcaaataatattaattttaaaaattATGGAATTGTTTCAGAGAAATGGCATGACTGGAGAAAATTGGAGCAATAACtaaattcaaaagaaaaactagGCAGCATGCTGCTCCAAAAACACTTAAACACTACTGTGGGGTCTGCAGTCGTGCAATTCTGTTTTGTATGTTTATGTCtgcatctatgtgtgtgtgtgtgtgtgtgtgtgtaccggcTGCCTGCTACGCCACTCCACGGGGCTGTTGTAGTCTTTTATCGCCCATGGATGGTCCAGCAGCTGTCGAACAGTAAGACGCAGCTTGGGCTCCACCTATAGGACGCACGTGGAAACTACAACTCAATACGCAGGAGACCACACATCCAAAAGAGCTGCAGTGTGTTTCAAATATTGCACATGTTGGACAAATTATATTCCAATTATGTAAATTATAAATAGCTTATTCTCTTCTATTGTGGCAAGTTGATGGTTTCCAGACATTTCTGTgaaatagcaacaaaaaaaaaaaaaaaaaagacggggGAGAGAGTGgggttgtttgtgtttacctGCATCATCtggttgaggaggaggacactACCCGGAGACAGCCACTGGGGGTTATCATATTTACCTCTCTGAAGAggcacaacaaacacattatgGTACATGAATAAACACGAAAGAGAAGCAAACATAAATGTTCTCTGCTATCAGGATTTGATGAATATCCCATAAACCACAGGGGCACACAATAATTGCAGGAAATGGACACAAGATTATCAGAGAAACAGCAGGATCCAATATGTTTCACCGgtcaaataataacattaaatactTTGCAATCCGAAACAATAAACAGCTGTGTTGGTGCTCTTACGGAAATCTTCCTGTAGAGGACCATGCAGTTGTCGTCATCAAAGGGTAGGTACCCACAGAGAAGGGCGAACAGCAGCACCCCCATACTCCACACATCGGCCTGGGGGTTACACACCACGCAGCAGAAGGTTCAGCTTTACAGTTACTTTCACAGCTCAGTTGCACCGAGTCATGCACCAGCGAATATGATCAGCGCACCATGAAAAAACAAGGCAGAAGTGGAACAGGCAGGTAAGCAGGAGGGGGGTTGCACTTAAGGGCTCTAAAAGTTGTAAACAGTAACGTGCATGTCTCACCTCTGAGCCAATATATGCTTTTCCCTGGATGAGTTCAGGTGCAGCGTACGCAGGGCTTCCGCAACACGTCATCAGCTCATAACCCAAACCGCCCTAGGACACAGAACCACAGACACATTGCGGTAGATAGATTTGCCAACAtctttatgttttttcttcttcttcacctttcTCTTTACTTGATCAAACAGCTAACAGGTCTGATACATttgtcacaaacacaaggagACGGGGAAAGTTGTTGACTTACCTTGGGTTTGGCACACAATCCAAAGTCTATGAGCTTCAAGTTGTGGTCTTCGTCAATCAGCAGGTTTTCCTACAGTTCAAGACGGGCGGAGCATCGGACGTTAAGATCAGTATGCGGTCGCAGAAAAGCATTTTGTTGCCGTTTCACATCCTCTCAGTCACACGCAATCGGTGGTTGCCTTTACCGGTTTGAGGTCCCTGTGTGCGTATCCCTGGCTGTGGACGTAGGCCATCGCGGACACTATCTGTCTGAAGAAAAccctggtctcctcctctgacagACGGTCTTTTGCTATGATGTAGTCGAACAACTCCCCACCCGGACAGTACTGAGATTTCAAAGAAAAAGCgacagagggggagaaagatgCAAAATTACCAAATACAtttcacactctcacacacacacacacacacacacacacacacacacacacacacacacacacacgattgcGTGCTCACCTCCAGCACCATGAAGATCTGGGTGGAGGTCTCTACAACCTGGTAGAGACGACAGACGTGCTGATGACTCAGGTTCTTCATGGCCTCGATCTCCACCTTCACACGAGGCAGGTCAACCTGCGGGTGACagacagtttgttgttttgatattttttcCGAATGTATaaatttgtctttttgtttctgtgtAATTTTTACCATGGAATAACAATTGCACCGATCACAACTTTAAAATCTGACAACTTCCTAAAAGTTTAGGATTTGTAGTCTTTCCTCGAGTCATATTAGTGCAAACCTTGCAATCATCACGTTGGGTGTGGTAActtcttgttgttattgttttgtctcCGGTTTCCTAGTTGAATGCAAAAATCTAAACGGATTTATTCTTTGACTCACCCCGAGATCCTTCTTGTTCATGATTTTAATCGCAACCTTCTCTCCCGTCAGGATGTGTCGACCCAGCTTGACTTTGGCAAAGCctcctgaacacaaacacacacacacacacacatcagaaagGGTACGGCACCGACAGAGCCGTTTCAAGCGCCGACACACATCACCGTCGTCATTACCTGAGCCGATGGTCTCGTAAACCTCATAGTATTTGTGGAGCTCCTCGGCTCCGCGCTGCTCCGTTCTCTCCACCGGCATGGTCCCCCGCTTCCGCCCCGCACGGTGATAAACCTCCCTGCGGTGGGAGAGAGAAAACGGTTGACAGGAGCCGCGTTAGCACGCGACTCGCTGAGAAACACTCGGCTTAACTGCAAAACCCAATTCTCTTTTCGACTCATTACAAACGTGTCGCCGGCAGCTAAGTTAACACCCAGCAAGCTAAACAGACGCTAAAGAGTTGCAACGTTCGCTAACTGGCTGACACAAATCGTTAATTCCACCAAAAGTAATAACAGTAACGTCGGTAAAACATACGTCACTGCTAGCTAACTCATTGCTCGACATGGTAAGTGtacctgaatgtgtgtgaaaacGGGCGAGGAAGAAGGTTACAAATCCGTTAGCAGCCACACGTCATGTAGAAAAGCTATGTGGCAGAGAGATGTTTTGTTCCAGAAGTTTGAATTTCGCACGTCGACTGACTCCATTTCCTGCTTCCGGTTTGTCCGGGGCTTCGCTCCCCCTTGTGGCAAATAACAGTACTGcgggcataaaaaaaaaagtgtctaaaCTTCATGGTGCATTCAGAGGCTGTAGGTTATATTGCGGTTGAATTGTACTgcacacacttttgtttttctattctcAATATAGATGGGGTGTATACAATATTAGAAACACCTCGTAGTGTAAATTACCATGaagttgaatcaacacctctCTCAACAAAATAATCTTTTATGAAGGTAGATTGGTTTAATACATACGCGGAGAGGGGGGAAACCGCAAATGCCTCATAGGTGCAGTGCATGATACATTAAAGCAGTTAATAACATCCTGTCgaccagtggtggaagaagtattgtTTACTTGAGTAATATTAGCAAGACCACAGCATTAAAATACTAAATTACAGGTATAAGTCCTGCTCTGATTACAATCAGAACTTCATGTGTATGAAGAATTTTGACGTATAGGtggtcaatatatatatatatatatatatatatatatatatatatatatatatatatatatatatatatggcctttatatatatatatatatatatatatatatatatatttacatacatttatatatatatatggttgaTAAATGGTGGCTAGCTGTGAAATGTACCTGAATTCATGACCTCATGTGCATTCATGGGCAGGTATATACAgcctgtacttttacttttaacatACTTTTGGGAAGTTTAATAACTTCACAACAATAAATGGTATTGCATACGATACTTGGACTGTATACATTAAAATAACCATTGTGTTCCCTCTCAGTGCAACATTGTTTTACTGAGATATGAAatggcaaacaaaacaaaaataattcatGGCCTTTATATATAcggttgaatatatatatatatatatatatatatatatatatatatatacatatatatatatatatatatatatggttgaTAAATGGTAGCTAGCTGTGAAATGTACCTGTGGGATGGAAagccttctgtgtgtgtgcaatgtgtgaCCTGCTCTGCTGTTGGCATGTGGCTGCAGCGGCTGACCAGAGAGGTGTATttagggcgtgtgtgtgtgtgtgtgtgtgtgtgtgtgtgtgtgtgtgtgtgtgtttgtgtgccttcATCTGCACAGCTCATCCAGCCTGTAATTAGTAGAAGGTGAgaggtgaggtcagaggtcattgCATGTATTTTAACAGACCCCCTGACTTCTTGTCAGCCAGCTGTAATGACTGTATACAACAACTCTCACTGATGCAGTTTTCTTGTTGGGCCACAGGAACCATTTCTCTCTGGGCCGATGTCCTACATTACATGTAGTGGAAAGGAGCATTGCTGTCCCTGTTTTTGTCAATAGCATGTAAGTAGCAAGGCGTCCTGCTTCTTAAGTCTGGAGATGGGGCTGTCCCAGTCAAGCGACTGACATATACGACTGTGACGtatatgaaaaacatgtttagcAAGTGTGCAAATGTTGCATCCCGACACAGCACTGACACAGAGCTGCGAGGgaatgtttttctctgtgattGATCGGTGGTCGTCCTGCACTTCTCATGGTCGTTGGGGAAGGAGTTGGTCGTTAGGGAAGCAACCGGTAGTTAGGGGGCGTCCAGGTGTCAGTGGGATGACATAACCCCTCATTTGGTTTCTGGGTGCAGCTGGCCACAACAGGTCAGAGGGACATCAAACAACCCACAGCTGGGGGAGGGGACGAGTGTTAGGAGAAgttgaagagagaagagaggaagatgagaaaagaaagggggaaaTGGAGAAGAGAGACACATGTAGAAAATCTGTTAGTAtggcatgcgcacacacacacacacaaataaaaacacattttaaagagtcACATATGCTTAAATCTCGGCAAAGCAATAGAAAGAATTAATTCaggcccttttttttgtcttttttttcttcacagatCTGCATGAGCTCATAAATCTTACTCCACATTTAAAACCTATTTTCAATACTGTGACATTCTGTGAGACAGTGGGtgttccccctccctcctcccctctgggtCATTTTATAAGATGTAACTCaagagaaaccttttttttctttctttcatgaataaaaaaataaataaaattggttgTAATGCTTCTGAGGGCATGTTTTATTAGTCGATGCTTTTAACAGACCGCGGAGAACTCCCACAGCCAGCCAGCGTTTGCCAGTAAAAGTCTCTCACGTACAACCTACAGTGCTGAATCAAAGCAGATTCAGTGTCATGAGCTGAATCCCGCTGAAAAAGACGATAACtatattattgtcattgtaGCAGCAACCTGTATGCATGTGAGCTATGCTGGAATACGTGTCattgtttgagttgtgtgtaaGAGCCGCTGTGCCACTTCCAGCCGCTCTCAGGgactcacagtgtgtgtgtgcgtaatcAGACATGGCAGCTATTAAGCTGTCACAGTGGAAAATAGACAGCGCCGTGGACGCAATTGCCAGTATTCCCTGACAGACTTCAGGGGGCTCCCAGAATGCCTGTCGGAGCTCAGTGACTGCCGGGTATCGACTGCGAGGGACCGTCATCTTAGATCTGGCTGTGTGCCAGAGAGTCTGTGTCGGGTTTGTGCTATAATCCTGATGGTGTTTGTCAGTGTCCTTATGTGtctcaggtcaaaggtcacacagagaaacagacgcAAGCAGAGATCACGCATCACAGCCCCGCTTGTCTCTCTCACccactctctctttcactgTGGCCCATGTATTCATCATGGAGCTTCACCCACACGTGTGACTCATAGTAgggtttaaacacacacacacacacacacagaaagaaagaaacagaggtTTGTAGAGAAGATTGTGAGACTCTCAGCCAGTggtggctggccaatagagggccacggggcctgtaatatttgtaaaataggatatctgcgcaaaatatatgcttttcctgcacgtcctgcacctcctctccgcctgtctgttCGTCTCCGctgctttgggccaaagtcatctggcccaaaagctgtgTGATCTCATCaggcgccttttttttttcttacgaCACAACGGCCAGGGGGAGAGCGAGGACCGGACCCGGTCAGATCTCGGGCACAGaaccagcatggacagttacggcagtaagggacatgaagcacttgttggaagaattaataaaacatgagaacaccaggacacacatgataactccgtcaagcagccatattgagcAAAGTGAACATCACTGCAcgctggacgacggacacaatgaggaggtggataaaaacccTACAAGGatcttaaaatataaacatgttttattacattttatatacatatatatgtgatttaaaCTATACGATagattttattataatatatttatgatatgtatattgtatatttacattagatggtatttatatatcatattatactgaatattatcatatgatatatatataattatatatatatatatatatatatatatattaatatactgaattatatgaataagatgtccttattatgtcagtgttggaataaatgttaaatatttaactacaaagtagaaatgcgtgtttgacactttttgcattgaatcatttCTGATCTTTACAGCTGTCCCCTCGGCTCACTCCTCGACACAAAGCAGTGGAAAGTTAAAGAGCCAGGCGAGCTAccctacagtgtgtgtttacagggcCTTACAAGGGTCCTCTGCCCAGAAGTGAACCATTCAGCCGGGGGAATATACCGCAGACACTTCTCCAAATCATTGATGT is a genomic window containing:
- the melk gene encoding maternal embryonic leucine zipper kinase isoform X2 produces the protein MPVERTEQRGAEELHKYYEVYETIGSGGFAKVKLGRHILTGEKVAIKIMNKKDLGVDLPRVKVEIEAMKNLSHQHVCRLYQYCPGGELFDYIIAKDRLSEEETRVFFRQIVSAMAYVHSQGYAHRDLKPENLLIDEDHNLKLIDFGLCAKPKGGLGYELMTCCGSPAYAAPELIQGKAYIGSEADVWSMGVLLFALLCGYLPFDDDNCMVLYRKISRGKYDNPQWLSPGSVLLLNQMMQVEPKLRLTVRQLLDHPWAIKDYNSPVEWRSRQPLGHIDEDCITEMAVNMKRSRASATALVEEWRYDQTTATYLLLLSKKQRGKPVRLRPKPAACADSCSPLHRGLQTREALHFSEDEDAVIVGSLDFGSEFIDDCPWVQVTRYTPKGVRGQPDGAVNQKDARPASPSVEKRCAYSPTPERGRTAAQHHQERRDRYREQAGENKENKENKENKENVATTREKDGEIFALPPPRTPVSSKKTGRPNKNVLTTPNQNAHANGTKGGGSASKEHNKKRAAEFKELANVEILAFSPERRSRSLDMAVTDDSGTKKMAGKVFGSLERGLDKMITMLTPSKRRALRDGPRKIKAQYNVTLTSQTNPDQILNQILSILPEKNVDFTQKGYTLKCQTWGDFGKVTMAFELEVCMLQRPEVVGIRRQRLKGDAWVYKHLVEDILASSSI
- the melk gene encoding maternal embryonic leucine zipper kinase isoform X1, giving the protein MPVERTEQRGAEELHKYYEVYETIGSGGFAKVKLGRHILTGEKVAIKIMNKKDLGVDLPRVKVEIEAMKNLSHQHVCRLYQVVETSTQIFMVLEYCPGGELFDYIIAKDRLSEEETRVFFRQIVSAMAYVHSQGYAHRDLKPENLLIDEDHNLKLIDFGLCAKPKGGLGYELMTCCGSPAYAAPELIQGKAYIGSEADVWSMGVLLFALLCGYLPFDDDNCMVLYRKISRGKYDNPQWLSPGSVLLLNQMMQVEPKLRLTVRQLLDHPWAIKDYNSPVEWRSRQPLGHIDEDCITEMAVNMKRSRASATALVEEWRYDQTTATYLLLLSKKQRGKPVRLRPKPAACADSCSPLHRGLQTREALHFSEDEDAVIVGSLDFGSEFIDDCPWVQVTRYTPKGVRGQPDGAVNQKDARPASPSVEKRCAYSPTPERGRTAAQHHQERRDRYREQAGENKENKENKENKENVATTREKDGEIFALPPPRTPVSSKKTGRPNKNVLTTPNQNAHANGTKGGGSASKEHNKKRAAEFKELANVEILAFSPERRSRSLDMAVTDDSGTKKMAGKVFGSLERGLDKMITMLTPSKRRALRDGPRKIKAQYNVTLTSQTNPDQILNQILSILPEKNVDFTQKGYTLKCQTWGDFGKVTMAFELEVCMLQRPEVVGIRRQRLKGDAWVYKHLVEDILASSSI